In the genome of Cynocephalus volans isolate mCynVol1 chromosome 10, mCynVol1.pri, whole genome shotgun sequence, the window GTGAGTTAACTGGTCAgttcatgctttattttttctaatgttgACTTACTGAAAGAGGCTAAGAGCCAATGCAGGCAGGATCTGGCAGAAACTGTTTGTAGGCATTAATTACCATGGGGGTGGGCACATCCCAGCTTGAAAGACCTGTTTCTATTCATTCTTGTTGCTTTGGGTGGGGAATGATGGTTTTGTTGTTTCTATAgtgggaaaataataatattaaaactgTGAGTTATTCTCAGATTCACTTTGAAAAGTGCCAAAATTTAACATCTGTTGTTTTTCCTCCCTAAATAGAAGGAATTTTTCCCTAGAACTAAAAAGCCTGTGGGAGATTACATAGTGGTTGGGCTAAAATTTGCAAATTACAATTTTTCCTTGGTTTGAACCAAATCAACATTTGGAAAAACTCTTATTATGAAACAGAGAATTTAGTTTGGATTAATACATGGGAGGGGGGCTGACTcaactggttagagtgtggtgttataataccaaggtcaacagtttggatccccatacgggccagctgccaaaaaaacaaaaaagatgagaaGCATTTTGTAGTATCATTTGGAACTGGTTAACATTGCTTCtgttaaaataaggaaaaacagaTGAGGATCGGGATCTGAAATCAGCctgttttctcattctaaattAAAGTAGTGCAAGGTTTTCAGCAGCAACCCCTGGTTTAGAAATCCATGTGTGCAGGCCAGGTGAATCCTTTAATGGATAACAGTGGTGAGTTGAGTCAAATGTGAGTCAGGTATAAATGGAAACAGTTTTATTGCCTTTCTCGGTGGTCTTAACTAATAATAATTAATGGCCAGTTAATAGGATTAAATTTGAACATCTCTAAATATGCATCAGGTACCTTCAGTTAAGTAATCTTACATGTTAGCCGTTATTGTAAATGTACATGTGTTAACTCACTGTTTCTTACCGACAGTGAGGTAGGTATATTATTGACCCtgctttatagatggggaaacaaGCTTAGCAAGATTAAGAGCCTCGCCCAGAGCCAGGCTTTCTGTGCACAGGTCCCATACGCCTCAGCACTCTTCTTGGGGGTGGCtgggccttctcttccacccacccTTAGTCCAGACCGCTTCCTGTCATCAGGTGGTTGGGTCCTATTTGATTACTACAAGAGCtggctgatttttaaatttctctaatcTCATTCTACAGCCCTTAGAAATTACATTGCTGTACAAGTCTGCCTCAGTCTATGAAACAGGTGGATCTGAGAGATTGTATACAAATTGAATAGACAATTGTATACAAAGTGGACCAGAATGCCTTTTAAATTCTGCAGTAAATCTTTTATAGCAGATAGTTTCCTCCAGTAAAGTAAATCTAAAAAGCAGAAAaggaccttaaaaaaaaattagtccaAGTTGCTcattctacagataaggaaatagagCCCTGGAGAGGGGCAGTGACTTCACCTTTATGAGTATTTTCAACCATGTTAGTATCCTGAAAAGTGCTTAGGAGGCAAAGGGTATTGTTATGAATTTAAATTTCAAGCAAAGAATTAGAGATCATTTGGTCAATAAGTTGGTTATCTAGCCGAGCCtttctgaaattaaatattaTGCTAACAACGTTTGTTTCTGGATATTTGCTCAAAGCTTGCTTGCAGCAATAAGGCCTCTATTTCACAATAGTGAACCTTTatcttttgattaaaaattaacAGGAAAAGTATCCTTGGATTTTCCATTGTAAGATAAATTCTTACCTTGAAGTTGCCCTTATTTATCATAACAAGACATTTATTTGGCTTTGAAGGCATGTGTGTGAGGACAAGGCCACCTCCAGGAGGTTAAATATAACAGGCCTTCAGTAGTCCATGTAGGCCCTTTGGGCTCCTGTAAAAGCACAAATTGGGCAACCTGAAACTACtgcttctttcttctgcctgtggCCATGTCAACATGGGTCTGCAGCTTTTTATCTGACAGGGTAATTACGAGGGTGGGGACCAAGCTAGAACTGAGACCACTAACTCTCAAGCCTTGCCATAGCCTAGAAGTTGTATAATTTGTAGTTTGGAGCACTGTCTGTTCTTCCACAAATATCCTACTGCTgtcctaagagaaaaaaaattagaatcaaaGGAGTTAAGAATAATGAGCATATTTGCCATATTAGAgttaaaatgtctaaaattacATCTCCACAGTAGATAGATTTACCTccccttccacacacacacacacacacacacacacaaatctcacaaaaagaaggaaatttattttggagtttttttttttaaagatgactggtaaggggatcttaatccttgacttgttgttgtcagtaTCACgttctccaagtgagctaaccagccatccctatatagggatccgaacccgtggccttggtgttatcagcaccacactctcccaagtgagccacgggccagccccatttCAGTATTTGAGAGAATCTGGCCTTTGGAGTTTGGTGTACTGTTGGCTGCTGTGAAAGGAaaaatgtcaggattgttttcacatttatcatttctttacaaaGAATGATATTGTTTGCGAAAATGTCTCCTTTGTTCCATTCAGCAACATCTGGAGAGCCTAAGTGCAAGGTATGTTGTGTGCTCTTGACAGTGGACAACACACCTGGATATATATCATGAAGTTATGAACAAATGTTGGGTACCACAAAGAAGGGGCTGGAAGAGTTGAGGAGAACTTCACAGAGAAGGTAACATTTGAGTTTTAGAGCTAGTGAATTTTTATCAAATGACTACCTAGGTTGTATAACAAAAGCCAGCTGGTTATGTGCCATCTGCTGCCAAGGGGGCTGGTTAATGAGAGACTCTTCAAATGAGTTGGAGCTGCTGAGCCTGTCCAAGCCAGGTGGCTGTAATTCATCATGATCATTATCTTTTTTCAGTTTAGAAACCTGCTGAAGTGGTATGCTAAGGAATTCAAAGACCCCCTGCTACAGGATCCCCCAGCATGGTTTAAGTCCTTCCTGTTTTGCGAGCTTGTGTTTCAGCTGCCTTTCTTTCCCGTTGCAATGTACGCCTTCTTCAAAGGTTGGTAAGATCCCATTTTTGCTCAGAAATCAGGGTCCAGAAATCTTATGGGAAAATATCTCCAAGGGAGTAGAAAGTGATCCCTGTAGTTTGTGTGAGGGCACCATAGGATCTGGTGGAAATAGCCAGGACAGATCTTGTAAAGACACTAGTGTGGCTCAGGCTAATGTCTGTGGTCAGCTGGGttgcatggctgcctcagttttctgGAAATCTCTCTCGTGTACATGAAACCTGAGTCCACTTAAAGGatgaatttatttccttttgcttttttcccccacagaatTAACTTCTTTTATGGTTGGCTTTTATATTCCTGCTTTGGATAGTAACATACTGACCTATAAGCAGTAGCATCAAGCTAATTCCTAAATGGCTTaacttcttatttaaaaattcttatggTGTTCTCatataattaatgtttttataaagaaGGTGGCCATACCTGTGTGCTTGGTAACTAAGCTTGTACAGCTGAAAAAGCTTATTTCCCACTGGAGTTCCCTGGAGTCACTAAACCCATCTCTTGATCCTGTCACATATATATAATTACTTAAGAAACAGATTCTGTGGGGCAGGGATTCCCTCTCCCCTTGCATTTTAGACCAAACAAGTTTAACTGGTAATGGTAGTTTTATTGCCCTAGTTTTTCTGAATTATATTCCCACCTCCACCCTTGGTTCTTTGACAGTGAGCTGGGGTCCCAGCTGTCATAAGTTTGCATGTTGGGCAGTATAACAcattagttttccatttgttctgAGTTTCCACTTGGAGAAGGGGGTAGAATGATTTGACTGAAGGGAGCAGGCAAACAGATACAGGGTGGAGAATGTCATGGACATCCTTGGAGTCGTGAACAGACCTCATCTTGTTTTCTCTTCTACTTCAGGAAGCTGCAGGTGGATCCGTATCCCTGCCATCATCTACTCAGTTCATACCATGACAACTTTAATTCCAATTCTCTCCACATTTCTACTTGAGGATTTCTCCAAAGCCAGTGTTCTCAAAGGACAAAGACCTGAGACCTTCCATGAACGACTGACTCTTATATCTGTCTATGCGCCCTACTTAATCATCCCTCTCATACTACTCCTTTTCATGTTGCGGAGCCCCTACTACAAgaatgaggagaaaagaaagaaaaaatgagggaAACAACCACTGGCAGTGGGGAGAGATACCTACAGGGCAGTTGCCTATTGGACCCAATACAAAGAAAACTGCTCAGAACCCATGTTCTCAGTAGTATTTGAAACACACCAGCAGCAACACACAAGAGCAAGATAATGGCAGGAGCCACATGACCCTTAACTTCCAGGGGCACTGGGATGAACAGACCGACCAGCAGAGAGGTGTGGTCTAGGTTAGAGGGAAGTGGTGCCAAATACCTCAGTATGGGCCTAAGTTCCATTTCAGGATTGCGAAAGCAGAACCAGACCAGAAACTAGATAAACTTCCAAGAACATGGCCTGCTTGACATGTTTGAGTCATCTGACCCACAGTATACAAAGGTCCTTcagaaagtctgtggaaaaattgaattaaaagataatataaatctttccatgaactttttgaagtaccctcatatatacacatGACTAAACCCATGGCTCATGATTCTATAGCATGTCACCAATCAGCAAAATGAATAGAGGGATGTTTGgggccattttaaaatttgaaattatgccctttaaatattcattaaaaactaTATCGTGTTTTCTTGCCTCCACCTCTAtacctagaaaaagaaaatatacaaaagaggTTTAAGTTTAGTTTTCCTTAAGGTTCAGCCCTAGCATGACTTTCAGTCAGAAATGGGTTAAACTAGAAGGCATTTTGTTTCTGTCTTAAACACATCTTCCAGgagaagagattttttaaaagtcactttgtTCATCTTCCTGTTTCCAAATCTTAGTTTTCCATGTTTTTAGAAACCAGCTGACACAGGTCCCTTTACTCTCAAAGTCTGGCATGTCAAGCCTTATTTGGGAGTGTGCTGCCTAATGAATACCTTCATCCTTCCTAATAGTTTATTCACTCCTATCTTGTTCTCAGTAGAGGGGATGGGGGACAGCCAGGTATGACATGCCCAGTGTGTACATATAGGGTTTCTTCACTTTAGTGCTTGGTGTTCCGTTAGCTTTGTCTAAGTCTACTCAAGGCCaaccctaaaaaagaaaaataagatggtAGACAACAGGTCTAGTCAGTTCTGTTTTTGCCCATTTTGCTTACATCTTGTATTGATCTGATTATTAGTGGTACTGTCTGACTCATGTGCATCTGGTCCAAATAAAAGGTAGCTGCTGACACTTGCCTGGTTTGTTTTGTGGATTAGGAGCTAGAGAATCCAGTGTTAAACATACTTCACAGACACCAGGCAAAAAAGGTAGATCCAGCCATTTGAAAACAGTAATTCATTGCTTTTCTTTCCAAAAGTTTgtgaatttacaaaaaaaaaaaaaaaaaaaaaaaaagtttacagatGCTTAGTTCAGACTAAGAACGCAAGAGGTAAGAAACTGCACTGTGGCCACCAACATTTAAAACAAGCTCCCCCAGACTTGCAGTATTGCCTTCAGAGGGCTGTGTGCCTTCCACGCCATCTCACATGACATACTTAGATTGTTAAGTCAGGTCACTGGAATGGTACAGAGGGTTTTGGTTTggaggtgggtttttttttttttcccttcctgctataaaaatgaaattttcagttcatttctgaaaaataaattggtcaataaattcattttgttctgcttCTACTTTACACAAAGCTTCATATTCAACCcgatacctgaaaaacaaaattattaattagAAGCCCTGAAAAAGGGTGAAATAAACCACAGACACTTCTAGAGAAGAATGTAGAGGTTTAAATGATTCCAAGAAATGGTGTGTTTAGAACGAAGAAAGAGGAATACGAAAGATAATAAGAGGCACCCTACCCAGGGCTGCCATGAGAAGTCTCCAGCCCTAAGAAAGCCTGCTTTCAGAGAACAAGCCAACTTTGTGGACCCTTGCTACCTGAACTTTCTTGCTCCAACCACCAGAGGTTGGTTGATATTAACAAATTTTCTACTTCCTtactaacaaatattttatttttaaaatcttcactcAGGATGACAAGTTAGATGCTATTCCTGGGAAAACTGAGGAAGAATAGGGACAAGATGTGATCATTCGAGAAGGAATTTCAGTTGAGTAAAGAACTTGCTTTACCTCATGACTTCTTACCTTTCTagctgcattttcttttctgctattAGTGCTTGGAGTTGCTGCTGTTGGGCTTCTCTCTGCTTTGCTATAGATTTGAGCAAGTTCCGAGCACCGATGGCCTAGGAAACACATTATTGCCAAACAAAGTTATGGCTTTGTTAAAACTGTCTACAGCATTAAGTCCTCAAAGTGGGGACATGCCATTTGGAAGCTATATCAGTGCCCAGCGGGGAAAAGAAACGAGCCCCAAAGCATTGGGGGTAAGTCAAGAGGATTAACCTACTGATCTCAGAGTGCCTGATGAGAACTGGACTGCAGCTCTGAGGCAGACCTAGGAATATTCCCAGAGCCAGGCACGTGGGTACTCAGTAGCCCATTTGGTCGTGCTATTTGGCCTTATGCCCTTTGCCAAGTCATCTATACAATTGCAagccttcatttcttcctttatgaAATGAGGATACAACCACCCATCTCCGTTGATGTaaagatgaaaggaaataatGACAGTACTGGTATGTAAGTTCAGTAGGCTCCTTAGACCAGAAATTGTTATTagaattctgttttaattaaataaaaggccttcctccaccccccatccccaaGATGTAGACAGAAGATGTGCTGATCTTAccttcatcttttcattttctgcttcttttgcAAGTTGGTCAACAAGTTCAATTAAACCACCAACTATTTTCTGAAACTGACCAatttcttttggggaaaaaataaaacatgttttatttcctCAGCATCATCACGCCCCCTCAGCATTCCCTTGAGGCAATGAGCGGGCAGAGCTAACTGCCCCTTCTAATTTGTTGAAACAATTTGGTGCCTGCTGGCCCAAGTCTCCGACCCTTGTTCTAAACATAGAGAAGAGTGGCTGGCTGGGGACATACCTAGACCTTGAGACCCCACTGAGCCCCCTGGTAGGCCCATCCTCTGGATACACCCCAGTCCTGTTTCCCCAGGAACAACAAGCAGCACAAAGCACTGTTCATGAAAGGACCGCCTCAGCACATGAGCACTGCCGCTGGACTAGCCGCAGGTAGGACACTAGACTTCAGTTAATGGTGGGAATGGGGGCTCCCCACCTGTAACCAGAGCAAATTAAGAGCTCACAGCTTTTAAGTATCtaatctatttttaaagtgtCCTTGTAGTGACAGAAGCCCATTTTACTGaggggaaactaaggcccagagaggtgggaCAGCATTCACACAGATTGGCAACAGAACCCCAGCTACCTTTCACCAGTCAAGCTCTCTCCACAACCTAGGGAGTCCCTAGAAGGCCCGGAAATGCCTTGCTCTAGCTAGACCTGGCTCTGTGTCTACTGGCACTGGGCTTGCTTGACTGCTGGAACAAGAGGCTTCCTGGAGATCTCCAGCCAAAAGATGACTTCATTAAGTCTGTTGAGCTGCTTCTACAAACTTCAGCTATCACCTCTAACTCCAAATAATGGAGAGTCTGCCACTGAGAACACTATTTCTCCCGAGAAATCAAATCATGAGAACTTAGTTCTGTTTCCCACCACCAAGCCATGGTCTGCCTCCATGAAGTTTATGGTTTCTGagagcaaaaaatcaaatatggCATATCTAAAaacaccctcccccacccaccatcCCAATGTTTGGTTTGACTGATGCTCTGTGGGACTACACAACAGCAAAAGAGGTCGGGCAGCCAAGGTGGGTGACCCATGGTAATTCACGTAGGCCAGGCTCAACCTCCAGAGAGCCAGCAGTTCCGTTCTGGCAGAGCCAAGAGCTGCagttgggagtggggtggggtacAGTTGGAACAGCTCAAAGCTGAGTGGCATCATGTCTCCCCAAATAATACTCACTGTCCACAAAGTCCTTGCACTCTTCCTTGAGCTCTATGGTCTGCTGGGTGACCTCTGGGTCCAACACCCTCAGCTTGTTCAGCTCATCAAAGTGCAGCCCTGCTTCACCCAGGATGTCCTTGGCCATAGCTGCAGAGAAACCAGCCCAATCCccaattacttctttttttttttttttttaaaggactgtGTCCTCTGAGCCAggattttacttaattttttcaaCGGCTGGCCTGTACaagaatctgaactcttgaccttggtggtatcagcactgGATTCTAACCAGCAAGCCCTCCAATCACTTCTAagccaccaaggccatgcctcCTTCCAGCCTCGCCCCACTCCTGCCCCTGGACACCAACGCCAGATGTTCCGAAGGCTCCCCCTTCCCTCGGCctccacctctctgggcctcacctgTCTCCCTTCCAGCTTCCCTAGAGAAGGTCTGCTCTGAAGGGGTGACAGTGGCAGTGGCAGGAAGAGGTGTGTCATAGAAGCAAGGGTCAGGAAAGAGTAAAGTCCGGTTGCTTGTCACAGGCATCGTTCATTCAACGCACATTTCCTGAGTGTCTACTACATGCCAACACTGCTAAATGCTGGGGGTACAAAGATGAATGCAACATGGTGCCCGCCCTGGAGGAGCACATAGGTTAGCTGGAGGAAGACCGACACGTAAACTGAACAATTACAATGTGTTACATGCTTTTACAGAAATATCACTACAGAGCTGGAGGAGAATAGGACAGTTAACTTAGGGTGAAGGAGTGACATCTGACCTAAGTTGTGAGccataatcatttttatatatccCCAGTTACGagcatcttcaaaaagttcatggaaagatttatattatctcttaattctttttcttttttttttgaagtacctgcgtTTGTACCCAAAATGTTATAAAAAGGATTTTCAAATATACATACTTGAAcaacacaaaaagcaaataaaagaagaaatctgagtgaattaaaaattagggtttaaaaaaataaaagaagccaagAGAAATAATATTACCCAAAATGGATGCTACAGGATACTGTACACTTGCCTGAATTGGGAATCAGAGTTGGGTCAGTCTCTTCCTAGCAgcaaacacaaaaagaaattaagttatCAGCAAGAACATATCAACTAAAGAGGCCAAGGATAGGCATTGTAAGCAGAGAAAACAGAGTGGACAAAGGCATGAAATCACTGAAAGGACTTACCCTGCCTAGAAGatgaaaggaaagagaatgaggctggagaggtgggcTGGAGCCCAGTCGGGAAGATGCTGTGTGCCAAACTGaggagtttgaatttttttctgtaggCAACAGAGAACCAGCAAAAATATCTTCACCCTTCCCAGGCCACCGTGCACTCCTGGTCCAAAGGATGCCTCACTTCTGGGAAGAAAACAGTGAAACCTCACCATCCTTCTGGCTCAAAAAGAACAACACAAGTAATGAAAAACAGAGTGCATGCCCTGTTTAAAAAGGTAGGCAATGCTACTTAGGTCTTGCCATTGGCTGCTATGCCAATCCCAAAACCCATGTGTTCCAAAGGCTACCATCACCTGGCCCTGTaccagcccccttccctctgCTCCCACTTCTCCCAGCTTCACCTGTTTTCCCTTTCTGCTTCCTTAGAGAAGTCCTGTTCTGAATGGGGTGATTCTGGGAGTGACGGTCCAGAGCACATTTGCCACAGGAGGAGCAATGGTTGAAATAGAATTAAATCCCACTGTTGCCAGAACTACTGATTTTCAAGAGGACCAGAAATCTGATACCTAAATGTTGGTATCTAATTCAAGATTTAAAGtaagggaaaaaaacccacatccAACCCTGTGTGGGCCAACTAATGCAACTCTATGGGCTGTCTGTGTATGACTCTGGCCATTGACCTCACTGGAATCCATTAAAATAAGTGAGCTAGAAtcttctttttgaaatattttaatcatcCAAAGCTTCCTTATAATTGGGCTTTTAAAAAAGATCGGTCTTCCTGCTTATTCTTCTTATACGTATAGTCTGACTAGTTAAGAGCTACCAGGTGGTGAGTAGTCAGACCAGCTGCTCCAGAAAGATTCAGCTAACAAGAGGGAGTTAACTCCTGCTTCAACTTCCACTCCCTTCCCTGAGAGAATACATCTGTTCAGAAACATCTACTGAGTCCTTGCTCTCAGGATAGAGCAATGAAGTAAATGCCTCTGGACAGACAGTAAACAATCACAGATTGTAATAACAGTATGATGAAAAGCAAGTACATGGTGCTACTTGAAGACACAGTAGGAGGATATAATTCATGGGGGGCAGGAGGGTGTCAAACTGAGACCTAAAGGATGTCCAAAAGTTTGTCaagtggaagaggaagggaggcaTTCCAGGCAAAAGGAAAGAAGGCACATGTGAAGATCCGGAGGCAGTAAGAAATCTGATGCATTCCAAGAACTGAAAGGCTAGTGTGACTGAAACAGTGAGCAAGAGGATGAGTGGAACAGATAGGTAGGTTAGAGCTGGATCGTGGAGGGCTTTGAAAGCTGCAGTAATGAGCTTGGATGTTGTCATGAAACTGATAAGCAGCCAGTGGATTCTCAGCAGAGGGACATAGATATGCAAAGATCACTCTGCCTCAGCCTGGAAAATGTATTGGAGGGAACAAGAGGGCGGGCCATGCCTACCTCATTCACCACTGTAACCCTAGCACCTAGCATGGTGCCTGCACATAACTGGCACTCggtaaatgtttgtggaatgaacgACTGTGGAAACAGGAAGCTACTGCAGTAACTATTCAGCCTGCAGCTGAAGACAAATGATGAGATGTTCTGTAAACAGAATGACAGGACTTAGTAACGGATGGATTGAAGGTGGTGGCTGGAGAAGAGTTAAGGACAGAGTAAGGCGTGATTCCCAGGTATCGGGCTTGGGCCAACCATATGATTGGAGGGAATACCTTAACGAGAATGGGTAAGATGGCATAAGGGGCGTAGGGAGAAGGTTCGTAGCCCACTATCCGATTCTCTCCCAACTCCCAACCACGCGCCTGTCGAGCACCTGAGGAACACTAGGCACAAGCGCTGGCACTAATGCTCCCTGAGGATGAGGACGGTGACACGCTCCCTGCGCCCTGGGTCTCCCAGTTCCATGCTAAGTACTAAGAGCCGGCTCCGTCCATAGGGTGTGGAAGGCGCATCGGGCAGAAAGGAAGACCTGGGCGGCAGAGCTGGCTCTGTCCTTAACTATGTGAACTCCCTGAACGCAGCTTCTTCATAACATCGTCGCGAGCATCAATGCATCAAACTCCAGGCCTAAGCAGGATGTAAAACCGCTCCCTAAGAGCCGGGCGGAATTCCCACGTTTCTTTCGGCCTGGGACTGCCTTTCCTCAGGGCGCGGGCCTGTCACGTTCCTCACGCCCTGGGCCCGCCTTGTTCCGAAGCCCAAAGTCACGTCCTACCTGCCGGCCCTGTAGCGGCGGTGTGCTGCGGCCCAAAGAGCAAGTCTGCAGGATGCTTCTCTCTCCGGTCAGCAGCAACTAGGCCTGGACGGGTTAGCCTCCGCCGCTGCCACGGTTACAGCGCCTGTTTACCCACGACGTCACTCCCTGACACCGGAAGCACTTGCCCCCGCCCTTCCCATAGAGCCAGCTGGGAAACAGAGCCCTCGGGGAGGGAGGGCTGCCCAGAGGTCTTTGCGCTGGAAAGGCTGCCGGAAGTACCTGCGCGGTCGCCACGGAAGCCTCTTAGgggcctctgcccccaccccctgatAGGGTGCTGTGCATGCCGGGCCTTGTAGTCTCCGTCTCCGCGGCCGGCTGGGTTGGGAGGCGGCTCCGGGTGGAGTCGGCAGGCGCAGGATGTGAGCTCACGGCTCGGGATTGCTGGCGGGCAGGCGGCCACAGGCCAGGGGCTGCACAGAGTCAGCTCGCCACCCAGCTGAGAGGAGAGGCGCCCCTGGGACGGTGAGAGCCCGGCCTGCCGATGCCCTAGGGGAAGGGATGGACGGACCCTGGCTGGAGTAAAGAGAGTCCCGCCCGGTGCTGGGCAGAAGGCGCGGGACGGCGTAGGGGAGATAGAGAGCTCAAATCCTCCACTGGGTGTGGGTGTCGGAACCGGTCTGGGTTTCCGGGTGCTGAGGAGGGTGGCTGGCGGGCTGGGGATGAGCCTCCGCTGGCTAAAAGAGAGGCTGGGTGTCGTCAAATTTCCCCGGGACCCTTTGGATGAAGCCTAAGCTTTACACCTAGGATTTCTGCTTGATCCGCCCTCCCTAGCCAAATCACCTTTCGCTTCGCCGCACCCAGCGTGTGACGGATTCCTGGGTCCTTTTTCCTTTAGGACCCCACCTCCTTGCACCCCCGCGGTCATTTGCCCTTTGTTCTGCTTGGGTTCCCATTAGCTTCGCTGAGTGAGACATGGATCCGCCCCTAGCCCCAGGCATCCTCGAATATTCACACACAAAGTCCGGAAGGAAGAGAACTGTGGCTTCAATGGAAACTTCATTCTCACTGGAGTTACTTTCTGGGGCGTCACCTGCTACAGGATTCCTGGAACTCATTGGTCTGGGCAGAATCTGAGCTGACGTCATCCAGGGGCTCAAAGCAATTGCTTTATAGGAAAGGAATAGATTAGCTCTGTATTTGTCTTCCTCTCTTGGCAAGCCTAGCCTTTGAGTTCCTTTGCTTCACAGAACATGTATGGGCGCTTTCTTTGATCCTGGAAAATTGGGGCTAGACACAAAATACACGGGGAACTTGCTAAAAACCTGTTAAGGGGTGGATTTATTTCTTTGGGGTGGGCAGAGGAAGATAAGGTGATCTCATACCATTCTAGTGTTACTTAGTCATTGGGTAGACTCCCGTTGAGGGCTCAGTTCACCCATACTCATCCCTAAGACAAATGAGAGTCTCCTTAGACAAACCGCCAAAGGAATTCACTACTTCACACAGCACCCACTCTGGCCTTCCTTGGACCTACCCTTCCGAGGGACCTACCTAAAGATCTCTTCAGGGACAGTTTCAGTC includes:
- the IFT20 gene encoding intraflagellar transport protein 20 homolog isoform X2; this encodes MAKDILGEAGLHFDELNKLRVLDPEVTQQTIELKEECKDFVDKIGQFQKIVGGLIELVDQLAKEAENEKMKAIGARNLLKSIAKQREAQQQQLQALIAEKKMQLERYRVEYEALCKVEAEQNEFIDQFIFQK
- the TMEM97 gene encoding sigma intracellular receptor 2 → MGVGERGVSSCPPKRQTMAARRCVEWLLGLYFLSHIPITLFMDLQVVLPPELYPVEFRNLLKWYAKEFKDPLLQDPPAWFKSFLFCELVFQLPFFPVAMYAFFKGSCRWIRIPAIIYSVHTMTTLIPILSTFLLEDFSKASVLKGQRPETFHERLTLISVYAPYLIIPLILLLFMLRSPYYKNEEKRKKK
- the IFT20 gene encoding intraflagellar transport protein 20 homolog isoform X1, whose translation is MPVTSNRTLLFPDPCFYDTPLPATATVTPSEQTFSREAGRETAMAKDILGEAGLHFDELNKLRVLDPEVTQQTIELKEECKDFVDKIGQFQKIVGGLIELVDQLAKEAENEKMKAIGARNLLKSIAKQREAQQQQLQALIAEKKMQLERYRVEYEALCKVEAEQNEFIDQFIFQK